Within the Bacillaceae bacterium S4-13-56 genome, the region TATAGACAAGAGAAAGATGAATCAGTGATCTTGAATGCGACGGTATCCAAGGCAGGCTACTCTATTGAAAAACCATTTCTATTAATTGTAAAAAGCAATCTAATTGCAAAAAAAGAAAGTGAGGTCATTAAAAGAGAAGCAATTATTGATTTCGATCAAATGAATTCAAAAATCAATTTGATTGAACGAATTAATTTGTATGATAGCAATAACAACGTGATAAATAAAATTGACAAAATTATTGTAGACAAAGAACTAATAACAACAACTTCAAACCGGAATTTTTCAGTGTATTTATCTGATGATTCGAGTGATTTAGCGGATGAACTAGCTGTAGAAATTAACTCCGCTGCATTGAAAAAAATACTAGGTAACTTAGAAGTGAAGACGGATCAAGCCATAATTCAACTAAATAAAAAAGAAATTGATAAGTTAAATGAAAACGGCTTAGATCTATTTTTTAGAATCGTACCTTTACGTGATAAATTATCACGAGAAGAGCTAACAAAACGAATGCATGAAGACAAATCTGTGCAATCCGTTGTCTCGTCTATCAACGAAAAAGGAAATGTGAAGATCTTAGGAACTCCAAAAGAAATTGAAACGAATTATTCAGGGTATAAAACAGATCTTATCTTACCTATTGGAGAATTTCATCAAGAAGATATTAATCTAGATAACATTTATGTCTATATCGAGCATAGCGATGGAACGATTGGTATTCAAAAAGGAACTATCATTTATGAAAATGATACGCCGGCTGGATATAAGTTTTCGGTAGATAAGTTTAGTACGTTCACATTATTTGAAGTCGAAGTTGCTGATGATTCAACTACAGATCCAATTGACAAAGAAGAAAATCTATTACCTAATACTGCATTAAATATGTTTACGTACTTGATTATTGGTGTATTACTATTCGGAATTGGAGTATCTATGTATTACTTTCAAAGACGTAGACGAAAAATTTAATTATTCTAAACATGAGCAAAATATAGAGAAGTTCGAGTGGTAGTAGTCTGATTTACCGAACGAGGCGTATTTTTTAGCCTTTTTTGAACTAATCAACTGCAACGAGGTCATCGCCAATATGAATTTAATGATCTTATGGATAGAGAAGTTAAAAAATATTGAAGCAAACTTTATAAAGTTCCATCATTGATTTATAGCTCCAATTACAGTTTTTATTATGAAAACCAGTTCATTTTGCAACCAATAAGGCACTCACAAATACTGAATAAACGTATTTGTGAGTGTTTTTGTAAGATAGAAATAAAATGTATAGGGTAGAGATTGGGAATGGAAAATAGGAAACTAATGATAATTAAGAAGTGGACAACACTATTACGAACTAATACAATCATTTTTCTGGGACCATATTATATTTAGGGTTTTTAAAATTTGTAATTTACATCTCATAAATTTACATATCTCGATTAGTGTTAGAAAAATCTATTTATAAGGGAATATTATGAGAATAAAATTATTGATAGATTATATAACTCTATTCTAAAATATTTGACTCTTGCATTTTTTAATAAACACCATAAAAAAGTGCAGACGGGTAGTGTGTTACAAAAATCACGGTTTTTACGCAGTCAGTTTCGGAACTATCAGCACATCCATCAAGGATTTTTTCGAAATGCTTGTTCATAGGTGTATGCCACAAGTTGACCAGATGATCTTTTCGTATTCTCCGAACGATATCGTCAATTGTTAATGGAAGTTCTTGCTGCCATTTTTGACGGTGGTAATCTAAAAAGTTTTAGGCTAAGAACTCGATACACCAAAAACGTTCTATCCCTTTGCTGGTATTCGTCAAAGCTGAGTAACTCTGTGAAAACGACTTTTTTGGATGTGATTCATAATGAAATTTAAGTCTACACCTTGTCACTTGATTCGGGCAACACGGGGATTCATTTAGGAAACGGGTCATGCAAATAAGTTGCCGATTTTCACTGGTTGAACGGCGAATCTGAGAAATGTTTATTCTTCTAGCTGTCAAAATAATACCGTGTATAAAGGTCAACAGATGATTCATTTGTGGTTTAGAAATTTGTAACCGCAAGGCAAAAATAAAATTGACGATATGTGAATAGAAGGTTACCATGATAGTAGACATTCTCCTTTTAATGGAATTTGGGCGGTAACCAAAATTTCTCCAAAAAGGGTTGAATGCCCTTTTTTTATTTTCAGATACGACAAAGGTTCTGTTTATTACACAGTTTTAGACAAATTTCGATATGACAAGTTTTTTGCAAGAGTTTAGTCATATTTACACAAAACTTACATAAATCCTTATAAATTAGGGTTTATTAAGTCTATTTCTATATCGACCACCGGTATCATACATAATTTTAAAGTTCTTGTAGGTGTTGATAAAATAACATCTATGAGGGCTTTTTTATATTAAGCCGATATTTAATAAAAGGTAGTAATGAAGAAGGAATTTTCAGTGTTTAGCTTGTAAATATACTTATAGCGTGTATATTTATACCCACTTTAAAAAATGATGCTAATGAATATCGATGAGGTGATGAAAGTGAAAAACACGTCAACAGATTTTAAAGAAGACCCACGTTTTAAAGTTTCAAATAGAGAAGCGATTATCGGTTGTGTGATTGCCGTGGTGAACTTCATTTGGTGGTTTGGCTTTGCCTATGGTTTAGGATCAAAACCAGTTGAGGATTATACATATATATTTGGCTTTCCAGCATGGTTTTTTTATAGCTGCGTTGTTGGCTATATTGTTATTACAATTGTTGTAATTGTAGTGGTAAAGAAGTGGTTCAAGGAAATTCCGCTAGAGAATATGAAGGGGAGTGAGGACCTATGAATTGGCAGGTAATTATTCCTCTTCTATTATTTTTAGTCATTGTTATTCTTATTGGTCTTTTTGCTTCCAACTCTTTAAAAAGTACAAGCTCTTATCTACATGAATATTTTATTGGAAGTAGAAATTTGGGTGGATTTATCCTTGCCATGACTATGGTGGCAACTTACGGAAGTGGGAGTAGCTTCTTAGGGGGCCCAGGGGCAGCCTATTCTATTGGATTGGCGTGGGTTCTTTTAGCAATGTCGCAGCTTGTGACCGGATATTTCACATTATCTGTTCTTGGGAAGAAATTTGCTATTATGTCTAGAAAGATTAAAGCTGTGACCTTAATAGACTTTTTAAAAGAGCGTTACCGTAGTAAATGGGTTGTGATCCTGAGTGCTCTGAGTATTGTTACCTTTTTATTTTCTGCAATGGCTGCCCAATGGGTAGGTGGTGCACGATTGATTGAATCTATTACAGGTTTATCGTACACAACTGCTATTTTTATTTTTACTATTACTTTGTTACTTTACGTCATCTTTGGTGGCTTTCGAGCTGTTGTTATTACGGATGCGTTTCAAGGTGTTATCATGTTCGTTGGTACTCTTGCCATTTTAATTGCCACTATTGTGGCTGGTGGAGGGGTATCCAATATCATGTCAGAGCTTGTTTCTGAAAACCCCAATCTGATTTCACCTTATGGAGCAGATAGGACGCTAACGCCATTATATATTTCTTCTTTTTGGATACTAGTCGGTGTTGGTGTAGTTGGGCTGCCTCAAGTGGCTGTTCGTGCGATGTCCTATCAAGATTCAAAGTCCATGCATAGGGCATTGATAATTGGTACGGTTACAGTTGGAATGATTATGCTAGGGATGCACTTAACGGGTGTTTTTGCTCGTGCGGTACTACCTGGAATCGAGGAAGCGGACAAGGTCATCCCGCTTATTGCGATGGAGGTATTACCTAACTGGATAGCAGGAATCCTTCTTGCAGCTCCGCTTGCTGCAATTATGTCAACTGTGGATTCCCTGCTACTTGTTGTGAGTTCGTCGATAGTTAAAGATGTGTACATTAACTATATAAAACCTGATGCAAATGAAAAAAGAATTCGAATCCTAAGTGGTACGGTTACAACAGCTATAGGCATTCTTGTGCTTTTTATGGCTATTGATCCTCCTAGTTTATTAATCTGGCTGAATTTATTTGCTTTCGGAGGTCTTGAAGCAGCCTTTATTTGGCCAATTATCATGGGGCTATATTGGAAAAAAGGAAATGCTTATGGGGCGTTTACTTCCATTATCGTGGGGGTATCTAGTTATATTCTTCTCTCAACCTTTTACACTAATCCACTCGGAATGCATGCTGTCGTAATACCGGTTATGCTTTCTTTGCTTGGATACGTACTAGCTAGTTTATTTTCGCAAAAGAGGACTGCTGTGCTACAAAAAGAAATAATTGAGAACCTCTGGAGTGTATAGAAGCCAGTCATTATTTCATTTTTGAGTATTGGTTGGGGAGGTCAATGGTTTAACTTTGTATCGAATGGTAAGCCACCAATAATGGAGCAATTAGGGAAGCAAAGATTTGTCAAAGGTTGTACAACGTCTTTGCATTTGTTTATTGGGAATCTTTTTGGCATTACAGTAGTAAAAGGTAATTTTTAAGATGTATAATGAAAATAAGACAATATACCCACTTTTAACAATGGTTATATTTTCATATAAATATTATGAAAGTTCACATAGATAGGTAGTGGAGAATAAAAATGGACCCTATTTTATTTTTCTTTTTTGAGAATGCGTCGATAGTAATTGCGGTAATGTATTTGAGTTCAAAAATTAGAGAAAGATTCAATCATCAAATCTCAAATATTGGGACTGTTTTGCCCTATGCTGTATTTTTTACGGTATTAACGCTCATAGTAATGCTCAATCCTTATGACTTTGAGGGAATGCGTTTAGATTTGCGTGAAGCTCCTTTATTTCTCGCTGGATTTTTAGGGGGATGGAAGGTGGGAGTTTTGTCAGCATTGATTCCGGGGTCTTACAGATTGATAATAGGCGGTCCTACAGTTATTCAAGGATTGTTACAAGCTGTTGTACTTCCTATTTTTCTAGGCTCCCTATTTCATAAAAAAAATAATAATAATCATCCCTACACATTGGTGAATATAAGAAGAATATTGTTCTATTTCAGCTTATATGAGCTTATAAAATCTATATGGATGTTAATGACTACTCCAGCAACTCTGGAGATCATCATCCAAATGTTTATCTTTGCTTTATTGGCTTTACTTGGAATTAGTGCCATATTAAATGATTTTCATCGCGCCACTCGGTCAACAATGGACCTTGAATTCTTCTCAAACCATGACCCGATGACAGGGTTACCTAATATGCGCTTTTTTACGAAAAAGGTCAATCAACTTATTAGTGATCGTGTACCAATCATGATTGCCATGTTTGATGTAGATTATTTTAAACAGTATAATGACATGAATGGTCATCAAGCAGGTGATGACGTCCTTAAACATATAGGGGAAATATTGCAGGAGAATGTGCGAGCCAGTGATGTTATCGGAAGGTATGGTGGGGAAGAATTTATTATCTGTTATAGCAATATTTCGGACAAGAAGGAAGTAGCTACAATGTCTAATAAATTGCGAAAAGATATAGAAGAATATAGGTTTGATAATGAAACTTCTCAACCTACCGGCAATATCACAATATCTATTGGTGTAAGTAGTTTAGCCCACTATAAATCTTTAGATCAGCTAATTGGAGAGGCTGATAATGCCTTATATGAAGCAAAACAAAAAGGGAGAAATCAAATTTGTTATTCATGAGGGTCCAGCACTTGAAACATACTTGATCCTTTTTGTTTTTGAAAAAAGGGTCGGCACTCCTATAGAAGACTGACCCTCTCCTGTATCGAAGAATAGTATTACACAGATTGTAGTAACAATTTAACCTTTAACAACGCACCAATCTGACCAATGGATGCAAGTGTTAGAGGATCTATCCCAGTTGAAACTACCATTTAGGATATGGTCACTCTTTTTTAATAGATTAATTGATCACATATATCGTTAAGCTTAGGAAACGTTGTCGGTTATTGTAGATAAATATAACTTTTAAATTATTCTCGGATTTCAATTCTTCTGTAAACTAAGCCAACTATTGAAAACGTAATGCTAGTTTCTCATAGTGTTTATATAAAGAATGAAATTTTCCTGTATAGTTTTTCAGCCATGGCTTCCTCTTTCCACAAAAATGGAGGATGGCAGTTCGATTAATAACAAAATCCATATCGATCTTATCGACCATCTTATGATAATTATAAAAACGGGCATCGAGGTTGTAAATTAACTCATCAAATTCCTTTATTTTTTTTGAATAAAGGCTATTTATAACATCCTGATCAGGCAAAATTAATTTCTTGCGATTTTCCTCCACAAAGCGGAATATTTCCTTTTCACTTATATGTTTCCGCTGTTCTTCTAAATTCAAAAGCATTACACCAGAATTATAATAAGCGTCTACCTCATATCGCTTTAATCTCAGCTTGTTTAACTCTTTGACTGTTCCTCGATCATGATAAGCTGCAGCATATAGATAACCAGAAAGATCTGTGTGGTATAGGTCATGGATCCTGTTCAGAATAAGAAGATCTGGATCAAGGTATAGGATTCGATCAATAGTTTCAGGTAAAAACTTAAAAGCTAGCAAACGGTAATACATTTCCTTCGAATAGTGCTTGACTACTGGTGCATCTTTAAAATATTCATTCGTTACCGTGACAACATGGATTTGCTGACCTTCATCTTCTATGAATTTACGGAGCATTTCTAGCTCTTTCTCATTTAATGAGGAATGCATTAGATAAATTTCAAAGGATTCTTCCTCGTTGTTTAAGAAAAGTGATTTGAACATTACCATGAGTGGTTTTACATAATTGGAATTTAAGGTTACTAGTATATTCACAATGCATTTCTCCATCTCTTTTATTTTCTTTTATTATAGTAGAAAGCAGATTGATTTGCACTAGTTTCCATAGAAGAACTAAGGATTGCACCCTTTTGCCAGTGGGGGATGATGAAAACCCCACTGATTGAAGCTCTTCATAATCAACAATACTTAATAACATTAGAATTCTAAGAAATTTCCTCAAGATCTCCTGTATTTCTATTTACAAGGATTCCACTAATGGTAATTGAATGTGGAATTAATGGATGCTCCTTAATATATTTAATGTTATTTTTAATGATCGAAATCATTGGGGGAGTCTCTATCAACCAATTTGATGCTTCTTTCGGTAGGTTAGTGTTATCAATTTTCGAAAGATGGTGTTTTAAAATTAGAGGTTCTTTATTTATTTCTCCAATAACATAAATTTCCTTGATTTTTATTGTGTTTAAGGAATAGATAATATCTCTAATCATGGAATTGTCAGGGTGTATACTCATCTCATCCAAGCTATTACTGATCACAAGGTCTTCCGTCTTTCTATTCGTAAGCATTTCGATCATTGGGGGGTATTCTTCCTTGACATTTGTAATGATAAGTGTTTTTAAAGAATTCATTTGTAGGCCTCCTATTGTATCCATTTTGCTATTTCGTGATAAACTGGTATT harbors:
- a CDS encoding glycosyltransferase family 8 protein; amino-acid sequence: MNILVTLNSNYVKPLMVMFKSLFLNNEEESFEIYLMHSSLNEKELEMLRKFIEDEGQQIHVVTVTNEYFKDAPVVKHYSKEMYYRLLAFKFLPETIDRILYLDPDLLILNRIHDLYHTDLSGYLYAAAYHDRGTVKELNKLRLKRYEVDAYYNSGVMLLNLEEQRKHISEKEIFRFVEENRKKLILPDQDVINSLYSKKIKEFDELIYNLDARFYNYHKMVDKIDMDFVINRTAILHFCGKRKPWLKNYTGKFHSLYKHYEKLALRFQ
- a CDS encoding YhdT family protein yields the protein MKVKNTSTDFKEDPRFKVSNREAIIGCVIAVVNFIWWFGFAYGLGSKPVEDYTYIFGFPAWFFYSCVVGYIVITIVVIVVVKKWFKEIPLENMKGSEDL
- a CDS encoding immunoglobulin-like domain-containing protein, with product NLTLLDTSLNKTTFTMPSEPVVISAIYEQMTEKEIRDQLNEAVNALTIDTAFDFSEDDTWESITLQFLMLKIGLYDTSIEWESSKPNVLAVEGNKATTYRQEKDESVILNATVSKAGYSIEKPFLLIVKSNLIAKKESEVIKREAIIDFDQMNSKINLIERINLYDSNNNVINKIDKIIVDKELITTTSNRNFSVYLSDDSSDLADELAVEINSAALKKILGNLEVKTDQAIIQLNKKEIDKLNENGLDLFFRIVPLRDKLSREELTKRMHEDKSVQSVVSSINEKGNVKILGTPKEIETNYSGYKTDLILPIGEFHQEDINLDNIYVYIEHSDGTIGIQKGTIIYENDTPAGYKFSVDKFSTFTLFEVEVADDSTTDPIDKEENLLPNTALNMFTYLIIGVLLFGIGVSMYYFQRRRRKI
- the panF gene encoding sodium/pantothenate symporter — its product is MNWQVIIPLLLFLVIVILIGLFASNSLKSTSSYLHEYFIGSRNLGGFILAMTMVATYGSGSSFLGGPGAAYSIGLAWVLLAMSQLVTGYFTLSVLGKKFAIMSRKIKAVTLIDFLKERYRSKWVVILSALSIVTFLFSAMAAQWVGGARLIESITGLSYTTAIFIFTITLLLYVIFGGFRAVVITDAFQGVIMFVGTLAILIATIVAGGGVSNIMSELVSENPNLISPYGADRTLTPLYISSFWILVGVGVVGLPQVAVRAMSYQDSKSMHRALIIGTVTVGMIMLGMHLTGVFARAVLPGIEEADKVIPLIAMEVLPNWIAGILLAAPLAAIMSTVDSLLLVVSSSIVKDVYINYIKPDANEKRIRILSGTVTTAIGILVLFMAIDPPSLLIWLNLFAFGGLEAAFIWPIIMGLYWKKGNAYGAFTSIIVGVSSYILLSTFYTNPLGMHAVVIPVMLSLLGYVLASLFSQKRTAVLQKEIIENLWSV
- a CDS encoding diguanylate cyclase, producing MDPILFFFFENASIVIAVMYLSSKIRERFNHQISNIGTVLPYAVFFTVLTLIVMLNPYDFEGMRLDLREAPLFLAGFLGGWKVGVLSALIPGSYRLIIGGPTVIQGLLQAVVLPIFLGSLFHKKNNNNHPYTLVNIRRILFYFSLYELIKSIWMLMTTPATLEIIIQMFIFALLALLGISAILNDFHRATRSTMDLEFFSNHDPMTGLPNMRFFTKKVNQLISDRVPIMIAMFDVDYFKQYNDMNGHQAGDDVLKHIGEILQENVRASDVIGRYGGEEFIICYSNISDKKEVATMSNKLRKDIEEYRFDNETSQPTGNITISIGVSSLAHYKSLDQLIGEADNALYEAKQKGRNQICYS